A window from Melopsittacus undulatus isolate bMelUnd1 chromosome Z, bMelUnd1.mat.Z, whole genome shotgun sequence encodes these proteins:
- the LOC101867842 gene encoding 60S ribosomal protein L34-like, producing MVQHLTYRHRLSYNTASNKTRLSQTPGNRIVYLYTKKAGKAPKSACGVCPGRLCGVRAVHPKALVRLSKKKKHVSRVCGGSMCVKCVCNRIKRAFLIEEQKIVVNVLKAEAQSQKSK from the coding sequence ATGGTTCAGCACCTGACTTACCGCCATAGGTTGTCCTACAACACAGCTTCCAACAAGACCAGACTGTCCCAAACACCCGGGAACAGGATTGTTTACCTTTACACCAAGAAAGCGGGGAAGGCTCCCAAGTCAGCATGTGGTGTCTGTCCAGGAAGACTTTGTGGTGTTCGTGCTGTGCATCCCAAAGCTCTTGTGAGGCTGTCAAAAAAGAAGAAGCATGTTAGCAGGGTCTGTGGTGGTTCTATGTGTGTGAAGTGTGTCTGCAACAGAATCAAAAGAGCTTTTCTTATTGAAGAGCAGAAGATTGTTGTGAACGTGTTGAAGGCAGAGGCACAGAGCCAAAAGTCAAAGTGA